Within the Mugil cephalus isolate CIBA_MC_2020 chromosome 1, CIBA_Mcephalus_1.1, whole genome shotgun sequence genome, the region TTCTCAGGTCTCCTCAGACGTAGAATAACGGGGAGACACCGTCACATAATTTAGGTTTGTTTAACCACTGACACACGGTTGCCCTTCTTAGAGCTTTCTAAATCTTTCCGTTGCGTTTCTTGAATGCAATCACCTGCGGGAGGTGAGCTGCAGTGACCCGGTTCAGGCTGAGCTGGAACCCGTAGGACTGGTTGAAGTGGCTGTCCACCGCCAGGCGGACTGTCTGGCTGGGTGGAGGAAGCAACCGGCTTCTTTCAAACACTTCTCTCCAGCCGTCCTCCATGTTAGATACGTCTTCTGTTTTCACCATATCGTTTAGTTACAACACAAACGGACAGGACGCTGCAAACCCCGAATAAACAACTTAAGCGTTATTCAGAATATCATCTTTTCCATCCGTGTACATTTCCAAACCCTCCGCCGCCATGTTGAAGTCGGATCATACCATTTAATATGAAGGGGTAACTGAATAAATCCGTGACTTAATCGGAAGTACTATTGTGCAAATTAAATATACAGCTATCGTAAATtgaacatttacatattttagtaGATAATGAGATGCTTATCCTCTAAACTTAAAGTCTAAACAAAAAATTGTCAATCGATGTTTTCAATCGTCCATACCTTTCATTTGGTATTTCCCTTCGCGCTGCATCAGTTGCTATGGTAATGTTCACGTTGCCATGTGTATCTAGACTTCGACAAAACTATTGGCATGCCTGCTTATTCAGTTATCTATACTAACAATAATCTTAATttcaacaaaattaaaaatacaagtgTTTTATAATGGTCAAAAAATATGACCAAGATTTATACCTGTAGATGTATCGTAGTATATGGTATATTATCAGATCATTGTTCATTGTTCAGATCATAGCAAGACAACTTTAGCGTTAAAGTTTGTCCATTCTATTGCAAAGTCTGATATGGCTGTGTTTGAGAGTATATAAATTTGTAGAACAAATGATTGTTTCCTGCTTGAAATGTCTAGTCTGGTCCCGTTAACGCCGCCGAAACAATAGAAGCATGAAACCAGGAGGGGGCAGCAAAACACCGCTAATGCGCCTATGAGCctcaagaggaagaagaagaagaaggaagcgGTAGTTACAAACTGAAATGTTCGGACTTTTCGACAAAAACAAGCCAGTGAAAATTAGAAGTTGCACTGAAAGCAAAAAGTACGGAGTTGGAGCAAAAAATGTGAAGGAGTTGTTGAAAAAGGGCTGCAAGTTATTACAGGTGAGCCGTGTGTAGCTTTGTATCCCTTCCTCTATGGTTTCGCTTTTTCTACTGtggtgaaaacaacaaacaagagacagaaaCGTACTGTTGTTACTTTAGCTTTAGCTCGTCAAGGAAACGGTTTGGTCAAGTCCAGGGTGAAACTGTTGCATATATGTATGTTTCACATCATGTTCAGACAACGGAGACATGTCGACATGTTCCCGACACAGTTGCCTGCATATATGATTAGATAAACGGTGCTGAGGAAGTTAGCGGCACATGATGGACACAAGACGTGCTGTATGTAGTGAGATGACATGTACATTTATTTGTCGAGATGTTTTAGATATATCATTCTGACTAGATGAAACGCTCGTATGTAGTAGTTCATCTCCGTACTTGCACTCGTTCGAATAAATTTACTGAAACTGAAAGGATCCCTTAGTGCACAGGTGtgcgaaaattacatagaagaagATAGTTCAATAgttgcgtttccattacagtttttagcaaaataaaagaaatatttctgaaatgtctcCATGCTATCTGCATATACTTTGAATGGTGGCTTATCTGTTTGTTCTATCCAACACTGATGCATCACTCACCAGCTCCTATCACACACTCTTGTTTGAGCCATGTTTGTATGATTTATTTGGATACTGGGTCGTGGTTTCATCAAATTCATCTGAAGTTTTTGCTTGTCACTGTTACCTCAGTGTTTGATCTGGAGCTTTCAGGCACATCTCCTCTGTAAAGTGACAATTTGACAATTGTTTTTGACACTTTACAAGTAAAAGTGAATTTagctgaattgaactgaattgtaATTAGGACAATCAAACTATTGTTAGACAGGAATGATCTGAATGACTCCATATGTTCTACTTAAATTTAAATAAcgcatgttattttattttgtcctttgtAGCTGCCGCTCTCTGGTGCTCGTGTTTGTTTGTACGAGGATGGAACAATCGTGACGGAAGAGTTCTTCCAGACTCTGTCAGTCAACACCGAACTAGTTCTTCTGTCTAAAGGGCAGACATGGAGTGGAGGTACGTCAACCAAACTTTACActagacacaaacaaagacaaacattttgatCATGATTAGTTTTTCTGTTGTCCAGACAAACTGTACgtttaagtcaagtcaagtcaaagtttatttctaaagctcCTTTAACCTCAGTTGAACTAAAGTGCTGTTCaagcagaacaaacacaaataaatcagtccctgttaatataaaacaaataaatattcaaatccaAGATATCCTGCTCAACTTGGACTGAAGACCAAAGAGAAGAAGTGGGTGTAGTATGACAGTTGATGACTAACCCTTACACAACTTTTGTGCCTCTAATTCTAGTTGTGTGTGACATCAGTCAGTTactgaacacagacaaacatgctGATGGCATCATTGAAGCAGCGAAGGGACTACTTTCTGATGAGAAGTCTTCTAAAAGGCGTAAAATACTGACTGACCTTCTACAGAACCTGGAGGACAGGTCTGATCTGGAGAAGAGAGACGAGGATGAGGACTGGTTCAGAGGTACCATCAGTCTCATTAAGGCCTGAATGTTACGAAGACAAACTAGCGGAGGTTGTCACTGCTTAGCTTTCTGCCATGATCTCAACTTCACTAAACCGGTGTTCTGTCAACTTTTCTCATATTTAAGTGTGAAGAGGATACTGTAATTGATCCTCTAAACATTTTTTAAgggtggtttctgtcatttcatgtAGGTAATATAATTCTGATGCatgttcattgttcatttttctAAGAACttacctttttgtttgttgatgttACAGGATGTCATATGTCAGTCATGATGATTGGTAGTTGCCACTGACAACGCTCTGTGAAACTGTCCCATAGGACCGTACgagtaggaaaaaataaatagagtgtataatccaacatttctttgtaacttgcCGAGGTAGAGTGGAGAGCAGCATTAATCGAATGCAAAAGCTAGTAGGTCTGGTAGACATGTGAGCGGGTTATTGATAACATGGCTTCACTCAGACAAATGTGAGGAAGTgttttctacagtctatggtttaaacAGCCTTTTTACATAACTTACctgtttaatttatattaagGTTTAAATCAGGCATAATAAGGACAccttgtgatagactggtgaacTGTCCAGGATGTCCTTAGCCTCTCATCTGATAAgagctgggataggcttcagcctcccacgaccctagtgaggatggGATGAGATCATTTTGGGCAAAGCTACATTATGTTCCTGGTGGATATTCTCACAGGTCTGCATGCTCTCTACCTAGGTTTGTCACCTGCCTGTCGTAGACCCACTAATGTCTACTTCACTGCCTATTTCTGGATCAACCACGAGTTAGACAGATTATTAGCAGCAAATATATAGTTTAACTCACATCCGGCAAAATCCACATCACACCATTTGTAAACTGttagtgcagctttaagatGTGTGTTACTGTTATCTAATCACTGGTGCTCTGTGAAAGGAAGTAACCACCATCGTATCTAATCTGTTCATGCAAGGCTGAACACACACTCATGTTGTTAATGCAAAATAAGTTGATAATAGACAGAAGTAATTACAACATGAAGCAGCTCTGCATGTGTCCTTCTGAAGACTTGATGTAAATCTTAACAGATCTGTGGTTTGTtatggtgttttgtttttctcgttCCAGGTACAGATACCCGATTCAAAACCAAGTCGGCCTACATGAAGTATAACTGTGAGAACAGGATACGAGGCTACTTGAAGGAGGTAAAACACTTACGttaatgtctttatttgaaTCCTCCTCCATTGTGTTTTACGAAAGGTTTTTGTGCCTCTATTCTCAGGTGGACGGTGCTACCAAAACTATAGAGAAAGCTAAAGTCAGGGCAGAGTTTTTGAAAACATCACAGTACCTGTCAGAAATGCTGAAAACAGCCAGGTACAACGGCAGCTACTTCGACAGGACCGTGAATGAGAAAGATCGCCTCTGTACTCGAGAAGGATGGTTCACATGCCAGGTACCAAGAGATTAAAAACTGTGGTCTAATATGGTTGATggacaagaaaaactaacacgGGTATTACTTCGATGTCTGACACATGTGAAACGTGTTAAAAGACCAGTGCGTAGGGTTTAGTGGCAGCTTTGGTTCAAGATTACAACCATCTAAATAGATGCTTCTGCACCATAAACGCTCATGATGGTGTAGGATCTGCATAGAACCAGTgcagaaatctaaatcaaatcaagctttaCATGCAAAGTGTGAATGACCCTCAGTCAGCGGTTGACTTGTCCATTCTGGGCTACTGTAGGAATATGCTCTCAATGTAGATATGAAGGGCTCTGTTCATAACAGATTATacactaataaaaaatattcagtttcttGTTATCTCAACAAAACAGACTCAGACAAAAAATATACTGAAGTGTTTTGTAGTACAGCAAAGGTTTTAAAAGTCATGTTGTCTGCACTGGGCTTCAGTCACTGTAAACTTACCAGACATGTTGTAAGAAGTGGACCTATATTTATAACCTTCAGGGATCATTTGACCAGAAGCTGTGCCAGTCCCTCCACTCCATCAACCCCTACAGCAGCCGAGAGAGCAGGATCGTCTTCAGCACTTGGAACCTGGACCACAGGTTGGACCCTTGACATTCAAGACTTCAGAGACACATTTCA harbors:
- the dffb gene encoding DNA fragmentation factor subunit beta; its protein translation is MFGLFDKNKPVKIRSCTESKKYGVGAKNVKELLKKGCKLLQLPLSGARVCLYEDGTIVTEEFFQTLSVNTELVLLSKGQTWSGVVCDISQLLNTDKHADGIIEAAKGLLSDEKSSKRRKILTDLLQNLEDRSDLEKRDEDEDWFRGTDTRFKTKSAYMKYNCENRIRGYLKEVDGATKTIEKAKVRAEFLKTSQYLSEMLKTARYNGSYFDRTVNEKDRLCTREGWFTCQGSFDQKLCQSLHSINPYSSRESRIVFSTWNLDHRIEKKRTIIPALTEALQNHKSTDVNLNYFYRLLFTRDNLKLVHIVCHKKDAHNLTCDTKKIFLKASDADKTKKSKVKRSRLV